The Suncus etruscus isolate mSunEtr1 chromosome 14, mSunEtr1.pri.cur, whole genome shotgun sequence genome contains a region encoding:
- the LOC126027170 gene encoding 60S ribosomal protein L36a, whose translation MVNVPKTRRTFCKKCGKHQPHKVTQYKKGKDSLYAQGKRRYDRKQSGYGGQTKPIFRKKAKTTKKIVLRLECVEPNCRSKRMLAIKRCKHFELGGDKKRKGQVIQF comes from the coding sequence ATGGTGAACGTCCCGAAAACCCGCCGGACATTTTGTAAGAAATGTGGGAAGCATCAGCCCCACAAAGTCACACAGTACAAGAAAGGCAAGGATTCTCTGTATGCCCAGGGAAAGCGGCGTTATGATCGGAAACAGAGTGGCTATGGAGGGCAGACTAAGCCAATTTTCCGGAAAAAGGCAAAAACTACAAAGAAGATTGTGTTGAGGCTTGAGTGTGTTGAGCCCAACTGCAGATCTAAGAGAATGCTGGCCATTAAGAGATGCAAGCATTTTGAACTGGGgggagataaaaagagaaagggacaagtgatccagttttaa